A single region of the Streptococcus sanguinis genome encodes:
- a CDS encoding glycosyltransferase family 8 protein, whose protein sequence is MNILFTLNDAFVPQVATCMCSIFENNKSAENITVYLIGERISQENQNKLKEFVKSYDRKVCIISINNIADYIDFDFDTNGWSSIILARLFLDKLLPQEVDRILYLDGDTLVLEDLGSLFYSDLGDKVIGMCPEPTVDKSRKEFLALKEYPYHNSGVLLIDLKKWRREEIGKKVIEFYQFHEGKLFAPDQDALNGALKEQIFTLPISFNYFNIYDVYPYKTLSELSKPTKFISQEDFNHFRKAPTIIHYLGEERPWRKGNTHRFKKEYLHYLHKTPWKNTPMEEGWQLYFVCFRIFNIVMKPFPMLRYKIINSLIPSFMRYRKKQLQKNKNNVMTSYRKNRLN, encoded by the coding sequence ATGAATATCTTATTTACATTAAATGATGCGTTTGTACCTCAAGTTGCAACCTGTATGTGTTCTATATTTGAGAATAATAAATCTGCTGAGAATATTACAGTATATTTAATTGGCGAGAGGATAAGCCAAGAGAATCAAAATAAATTAAAAGAATTCGTTAAAAGTTACGATAGAAAAGTTTGTATTATTTCTATAAATAATATCGCAGACTATATTGACTTTGATTTTGATACAAACGGTTGGTCTTCAATTATTTTAGCACGTCTTTTTTTAGATAAACTTCTTCCACAAGAAGTTGATAGGATCTTATATCTCGATGGAGATACACTAGTTCTAGAAGATTTAGGTTCATTGTTTTATAGCGACTTGGGAGATAAGGTAATAGGTATGTGTCCCGAACCAACTGTGGATAAGTCAAGAAAGGAATTTCTAGCTTTGAAAGAGTACCCCTATCATAATTCGGGTGTCCTATTGATCGATCTAAAAAAATGGCGTAGGGAAGAGATTGGTAAAAAGGTCATAGAATTTTATCAGTTTCATGAAGGGAAGCTATTCGCACCAGACCAAGATGCCTTAAATGGAGCCTTGAAAGAGCAAATTTTTACCTTGCCAATTTCCTTTAATTATTTTAATATTTATGATGTTTATCCTTACAAAACGTTGAGTGAATTAAGTAAGCCAACTAAGTTTATATCACAGGAAGATTTTAATCATTTCCGAAAAGCACCTACAATTATTCACTATCTTGGTGAAGAGAGACCTTGGCGGAAGGGGAATACACATAGATTTAAAAAGGAGTATCTCCATTATCTCCACAAAACTCCATGGAAGAATACACCAATGGAAGAAGGTTGGCAGCTGTATTTTGTTTGTTTTAGAATCTTTAATATTGTTATGAAGCCTTTTCCAATGCTAAGATATAAGATTATCAATTCCCTAATTCCAAGCTTTATGAGATATAGGAAAAAACAGTTGCAGAAAAACAAAAATAATGTGATGACAAGTTATAGAAAGAATAGATTAAATTAA
- the ftsW gene encoding cell division peptidoglycan polymerase FtsW, giving the protein MKIDKKHLLNYSILIPYLILSVLGLIVVYSTTSPTSIQAGGNGFGMVLNQGIFWVISLFIIALLYRIRLGFLKKGGILTIVIFAEIILLLLSRFITGTINGAHGWLKLGAFSIQPAEYLKIILVWYLAFRFTKRQEEIKVYDYQALTHNHWFPKAFNDWRTMVAILIGIVAIMPDLGNATILFLTVVIMIAVSGIGYRWFSTMLGAIVSVSGLVLTSIWIIGVERVAKIPVFGYVAKRFSAFFNPFKDLSGSGHQLANSYYAMSNGGWFGLGLGNSIEKRGYLPEAHTDFVFSIVIEEFGFFGASLILALLFFLILRIILVGIRAKNPFNSMMALGIGGMILMQTFINIGGISGLIPSTGVTFPFLSQGGNSLLVLSVAIALVLNIDANERRDALYEQMEAEAQGQSEET; this is encoded by the coding sequence ATGAAAATTGACAAGAAGCACTTGTTGAATTATTCCATCTTGATTCCCTATTTGATTTTATCTGTTTTGGGATTGATTGTGGTCTATTCAACGACGAGTCCTACCTCGATTCAGGCCGGAGGAAATGGTTTTGGCATGGTCTTGAATCAGGGGATTTTTTGGGTAATAAGTCTCTTTATAATTGCGCTCCTATATAGAATTCGCTTGGGTTTCCTGAAAAAAGGAGGCATCCTGACTATAGTTATCTTTGCTGAGATTATCCTCTTGCTTTTATCTCGTTTTATAACTGGGACTATTAACGGCGCCCATGGTTGGCTCAAGCTTGGAGCTTTCAGTATTCAGCCTGCTGAGTATTTGAAGATTATTCTGGTCTGGTATCTAGCCTTTCGCTTTACAAAGAGGCAGGAGGAGATAAAGGTTTATGATTATCAAGCTCTGACTCACAACCATTGGTTTCCTAAAGCTTTTAACGACTGGCGGACCATGGTGGCTATTCTGATTGGGATTGTAGCGATTATGCCAGACCTTGGAAATGCGACTATTCTATTTTTGACCGTCGTAATAATGATAGCTGTCAGCGGGATTGGCTATCGATGGTTTTCTACGATGCTGGGAGCCATTGTCAGTGTTTCGGGATTGGTTTTAACTAGCATTTGGATAATTGGGGTTGAGCGCGTGGCCAAGATTCCAGTCTTTGGGTATGTGGCCAAGCGTTTCAGCGCTTTCTTCAATCCTTTCAAGGACCTGTCTGGCTCAGGCCACCAATTGGCTAATTCCTACTATGCTATGAGTAATGGCGGCTGGTTTGGTCTAGGCTTGGGGAACTCTATTGAGAAGCGCGGCTATTTGCCGGAAGCTCATACTGACTTTGTATTTTCTATCGTGATAGAGGAGTTTGGTTTCTTTGGTGCCAGTCTGATTCTGGCTTTACTCTTTTTCCTAATTTTGAGAATTATCTTGGTAGGGATTCGGGCAAAGAATCCATTTAACTCCATGATGGCTTTGGGAATTGGCGGTATGATACTCATGCAGACCTTCATCAATATCGGTGGAATCTCAGGTCTCATTCCTTCTACAGGAGTAACCTTCCCCTTCCTATCGCAAGGAGGGAACAGTCTTCTGGTCTTGTCAGTAGCCATCGCCTTGGTACTTAATATTGATGCCAATGAGCGACGTGATGCCCTCTATGAACAGATGGAAGCGGAGGCGCAAGGCCAGTCTGAGGAAACTTAA
- a CDS encoding lipopolysaccharide biosynthesis protein → MPSKSGSSPYAKNNDGNKEIEKIISKEGLKNNYIWNMLGTVSSSLISVVLLLLASRFLDSRDSDIFSIAYALGQQFFVLGYFQVRNLQSTDVKERYQFASYHNTRLFTVFLMIFTSFLYTLWQGYDVYKSSIILLLVLYRAIDAYSDVFQGLFQQKNRSDLAGKVQFYRSWICMLIFAIVLLLTKSLMVASIVICCANFILTFPLDFRNCRLHFSQEKFSPKLHDDRKNVYSILKNSFPLFLNGFLITYIYNEPKIDIDFLLTNGYFSSGVQRDFNVLFMPVFVLSLLFFVLRPLTTQLSIYWNEKKFTLFFKQVNTLNLVMTVLGLVIVILGYLIGTEVLSAVYGIQLQEYKLPFTILLIGGILNVFALVVDIIMTIFRKQHYLMIAYLLTFAVSKFITLPFIRDQKLLGAANSFLISMCVFYATSLIIYGVAKNQEKRKK, encoded by the coding sequence ATGCCCTCAAAATCAGGATCATCACCTTATGCTAAAAATAATGACGGTAATAAAGAAATAGAAAAAATAATTTCAAAAGAAGGACTGAAAAATAACTATATATGGAACATGCTGGGAACAGTCTCATCCTCATTGATATCCGTCGTCTTGCTTCTACTAGCTTCTAGATTTCTAGATTCAAGAGATTCTGATATTTTTAGTATTGCTTATGCTCTTGGTCAGCAGTTCTTTGTTCTAGGTTATTTTCAAGTTAGAAATCTGCAATCTACGGATGTAAAAGAAAGATACCAATTTGCTTCTTATCATAACACGAGACTTTTTACGGTCTTTTTGATGATTTTTACATCGTTTCTCTATACTCTATGGCAAGGGTATGATGTTTATAAATCTAGTATTATTTTATTGCTTGTTCTTTATCGGGCTATAGATGCGTATTCAGATGTTTTTCAAGGATTATTTCAGCAAAAAAATAGATCAGACTTAGCCGGAAAGGTGCAATTCTATAGGAGCTGGATTTGCATGTTAATATTTGCGATAGTCCTGTTGCTTACAAAATCATTGATGGTAGCTAGTATTGTTATTTGCTGTGCGAATTTCATTCTGACCTTCCCCTTAGATTTCAGAAACTGTAGATTACATTTTTCTCAGGAAAAGTTTTCGCCTAAACTCCATGATGACAGAAAAAATGTGTATTCTATTTTGAAAAATAGTTTTCCCTTGTTTTTAAATGGATTTTTGATAACGTATATCTATAACGAGCCAAAAATTGATATTGATTTCCTTTTGACAAATGGCTATTTTTCATCTGGGGTTCAAAGAGACTTTAATGTTCTATTCATGCCTGTCTTTGTCCTATCCCTTTTATTCTTCGTTCTGAGACCGTTGACTACACAGCTTTCCATTTATTGGAATGAAAAGAAATTTACACTATTTTTCAAACAGGTCAATACGTTAAATCTAGTAATGACTGTTTTAGGACTTGTTATTGTTATTTTGGGCTATCTGATTGGTACAGAAGTGCTTAGTGCTGTCTATGGTATCCAATTACAGGAGTATAAACTTCCTTTCACAATATTACTTATAGGCGGTATTTTGAATGTTTTTGCTCTAGTGGTTGATATCATTATGACCATCTTTAGAAAACAGCATTATCTGATGATAGCCTATTTATTGACATTTGCTGTTTCAAAATTTATTACTTTACCATTTATCCGTGATCAAAAATTGCTGGGAGCTGCTAATTCCTTTTTAATCTCCATGTGCGTCTTTTATGCAACAAGTCTGATTATTTATGGCGTTGCTAAAAATCAGGAAAAAAGAAAGAAGTAG
- a CDS encoding glycosyltransferase family 2 protein, protein MKVLMIIPAYNEEESILNTVMSIIEYRKKVDFDLDYVVINDGSVDRTKEILDSHHLNAIHLVMNLGIGGAVQTGYKYALEKNYDVAVQFDGDGQHDIESLDALLEPIRRQQADLVVGSRFIGDKSSEFQTTFMRRFGITIISAFIKLTTGKRILDTTSGYRLANRDIIRQFAARYPIKYPEPESIVHILKRKYKVVEAPANMFERAGGVSSITPIKSIRYMIEVCSSILIAAFMKESE, encoded by the coding sequence ATGAAAGTTTTAATGATAATTCCTGCTTATAATGAGGAAGAAAGTATTTTAAATACGGTTATGAGCATTATAGAATATCGGAAGAAAGTTGATTTTGACTTAGACTACGTAGTTATCAATGATGGGTCAGTTGACAGAACTAAGGAGATTTTGGACAGCCATCATCTGAATGCTATTCATTTAGTTATGAATTTAGGGATTGGCGGGGCTGTTCAGACGGGCTATAAGTATGCTCTTGAGAAGAATTATGATGTGGCCGTACAGTTTGATGGAGATGGTCAGCATGATATTGAGTCGCTGGATGCTTTGCTGGAGCCTATTCGTCGTCAGCAGGCGGATTTGGTTGTTGGTTCTCGTTTTATCGGTGACAAGTCTTCGGAGTTTCAGACGACTTTTATGCGGCGTTTTGGCATTACCATTATTTCAGCTTTTATTAAATTAACAACAGGCAAAAGGATTCTGGATACCACATCGGGCTATCGATTGGCTAATCGAGACATTATTAGACAATTCGCTGCGCGCTATCCTATCAAGTATCCTGAGCCAGAATCAATCGTCCATATCTTGAAGCGGAAATATAAAGTGGTGGAAGCACCAGCCAATATGTTTGAACGTGCAGGAGGAGTCTCTTCGATCACTCCGATTAAGTCCATTCGTTATATGATTGAAGTTTGCTCTTCGATCTTGATTGCTGCTTTTATGAAAGAGAGTGAATAA
- the tuf gene encoding elongation factor Tu — protein sequence MAKEKYDRSKPHVNIGTIGHVDHGKTTLTAAITTVLARRLPSAVNQPKDYASIDAAPEERERGITINTAHVEYETAKRHYAHIDAPGHADYVKNMITGAAQMDGAILVVASTDGPMPQTREHILLSRQVGVKHLIVFMNKVDLVDDEELLELVEMEIRDLLSEYDFPGDDLPVIQGSALKALEGDSKYEDIIMELMDTVDEYIPEPERDTDKPLLLPVEDVFSITGRGTVASGRIDRGIVKVNDEIEIVGIKEEIQKAVVTGVEMFRKQLDEGLAGDNVGVLLRGIQRDEIERGQVIAKPGSINPHTKFKGEVYILTKEEGGRHTPFFNNYRPQFYFRTTDVTGSIELPAGTEMVMPGDNVTIDVELIHPIAVEQGTTFSIREGGRTVGSGMVTEIEA from the coding sequence ATGGCAAAAGAAAAATACGATCGTAGTAAACCACACGTTAACATTGGTACTATCGGACACGTTGACCACGGTAAAACTACTTTGACAGCAGCTATCACAACTGTATTGGCACGTCGCTTGCCTTCAGCAGTTAACCAACCTAAAGACTATGCGTCTATCGATGCTGCTCCAGAAGAACGCGAACGCGGAATCACTATCAACACTGCGCACGTTGAGTATGAAACTGCTAAGCGTCACTACGCTCACATCGACGCTCCAGGACACGCGGACTACGTTAAAAACATGATCACTGGTGCCGCTCAAATGGACGGAGCTATCCTTGTAGTAGCTTCAACTGACGGACCAATGCCACAAACTCGTGAGCACATCTTGCTTTCACGTCAGGTTGGTGTTAAGCACTTGATCGTCTTCATGAACAAAGTTGACTTGGTTGACGATGAAGAATTGCTTGAATTGGTTGAAATGGAAATCCGTGACCTCTTGTCAGAATACGACTTCCCAGGTGACGATCTTCCAGTTATCCAAGGTTCAGCTCTTAAAGCTCTTGAAGGTGACTCTAAATATGAAGACATCATCATGGAATTGATGGACACTGTTGATGAGTACATCCCAGAACCAGAACGCGATACTGACAAGCCATTGCTTCTTCCAGTCGAAGATGTATTCTCAATCACTGGTCGTGGTACAGTTGCTTCAGGACGTATCGACCGTGGTATCGTTAAAGTCAACGACGAAATCGAAATCGTTGGTATCAAAGAAGAAATCCAAAAAGCAGTTGTTACTGGTGTTGAAATGTTCCGTAAACAGCTTGACGAAGGTCTTGCAGGGGACAACGTAGGTGTGCTTCTCCGTGGTATCCAACGTGATGAAATCGAACGTGGACAAGTTATCGCTAAACCAGGTTCAATCAACCCACACACTAAATTCAAGGGTGAAGTTTATATCCTTACTAAAGAAGAAGGCGGACGTCACACTCCATTCTTCAACAACTACCGTCCACAGTTCTACTTCCGTACAACTGACGTTACAGGTTCAATCGAACTTCCAGCAGGTACTGAAATGGTAATGCCTGGTGATAACGTAACAATCGACGTTGAGTTGATCCACCCAATCGCCGTTGAACAAGGTACTACTTTCTCTATCCGTGAAGGTGGACGTACTGTTGGTTCAGGTATGGTTACAGAAATCGAAGCTTAA
- a CDS encoding glutathione peroxidase, which produces MTNIYDIEIQKQDGILQKMSDYKGKILLIVNTATGCGFTPQYQELQELYERYQKDGFEILDFPCNQFGQQAPGDAAEINSFCSLNYGTTFPRFAKIDVNGPHTAPLFDWLKKEKGGLLGEKIKWNFTKFLVSRDGTVIKRFSPQTSPKKIEELIQKLL; this is translated from the coding sequence ATGACAAACATTTATGATATCGAAATCCAAAAACAAGACGGAATTCTGCAAAAAATGAGTGATTATAAAGGAAAGATTCTGCTGATTGTCAATACAGCGACCGGCTGCGGCTTCACTCCTCAGTATCAAGAACTGCAGGAACTCTATGAGCGCTATCAGAAAGACGGATTTGAAATCCTGGATTTCCCCTGCAATCAGTTTGGCCAGCAGGCTCCTGGAGACGCCGCAGAAATCAATAGCTTTTGCAGCCTTAACTACGGAACGACCTTTCCCCGATTTGCTAAGATTGATGTCAACGGTCCTCATACTGCTCCACTCTTTGACTGGCTCAAAAAAGAAAAGGGCGGTCTTCTGGGTGAAAAGATCAAATGGAATTTCACAAAGTTTCTGGTTAGCCGAGACGGAACAGTCATCAAACGTTTCTCTCCGCAAACTTCTCCCAAAAAGATTGAAGAGCTCATTCAAAAGCTATTATAA
- a CDS encoding glycoside hydrolase family 25 protein: MRKRIKPLAILIFFASFIAFILISKQFTDSQEKQAQAKISQTKQTPSSSKKEETSEDSSLDEEFISRPIIDISGWQLPSEINYDLLAQNVSGVIVRVHSGAQAKKENAATHLNGLDKSYERHIKEFQKRNIPVAVYAYVAANSKKEMEKEAESFYKASAKYHPTYYWLDVEEKTMSDMNAGVEAFRAKLESLGVKNIGIYIGTYFMEEHSISTDKFTAIWIPTYGNDDGYYNAAPNTEQDYDLHQYTSQGQLTGFSHYLDLNQLSTLKDQTATYQKLFTVPKESQ; this comes from the coding sequence ATGAGGAAGAGGATTAAACCGCTTGCAATCCTAATTTTCTTTGCTTCTTTTATCGCTTTTATTTTGATAAGCAAGCAATTTACTGACTCTCAGGAAAAGCAAGCACAGGCAAAAATTTCACAAACTAAACAAACTCCAAGTTCCTCAAAAAAAGAGGAAACATCTGAAGATTCGTCCTTAGATGAAGAGTTTATTTCCAGACCAATCATTGACATTTCTGGCTGGCAGCTGCCAAGTGAGATTAATTACGACTTACTCGCACAGAATGTTTCAGGAGTAATTGTCCGTGTTCATAGTGGAGCGCAGGCCAAAAAAGAAAATGCAGCAACCCATCTGAATGGTCTGGACAAGTCTTACGAAAGACATATCAAAGAATTTCAAAAGCGCAACATCCCTGTTGCTGTCTATGCCTATGTAGCCGCCAATAGCAAAAAGGAAATGGAAAAAGAAGCTGAAAGTTTCTACAAGGCTTCTGCCAAGTACCATCCAACCTATTATTGGCTGGACGTGGAAGAAAAGACCATGTCTGACATGAATGCGGGAGTTGAAGCTTTCCGAGCCAAGCTAGAGTCACTTGGTGTTAAAAATATTGGTATCTATATTGGAACTTATTTTATGGAGGAGCATAGCATCTCTACCGATAAGTTCACAGCAATTTGGATTCCGACTTATGGTAATGACGACGGCTACTACAATGCTGCGCCAAATACTGAGCAAGATTACGACTTGCATCAGTACACATCACAAGGTCAGCTGACTGGTTTCTCCCATTATCTTGATTTGAACCAGCTGTCAACCTTGAAAGATCAGACAGCTACCTATCAAAAGCTATTTACAGTTCCTAAAGAAAGCCAATAG
- the ppc gene encoding phosphoenolpyruvate carboxylase, translating to MSFNKLESYSNKEVIREEVAILTDLLADITRNLLSPETFEKISLMEELAVNSKYHELKEIVEELSTDEMVYISRYFSILPLLINISEDVDLAYEINHQNNINQDYLGKLSTTIDLISTRENAQEILENLNVVPVLTAHPTQVQRKTILDLTNHIHSLLRQHRDVKAGLVNEKKWLGNLRRYIELMMQTDMIREKKLKVTNEITNVMEYYNSSFLQAITNFMVEYRRLAEERGIKLDNPKPITMGMWIGGDRDGNPFVTAETLKLSATLQSEVILNYYIDKVYTLYRTFSLSTNLSETSQAVAEMAALSTDKSVYRENEPYRRAFHYIQSKLIQTLLYLKEGNFSNDGQRLTDRAEEKLSAKANLSVSNKGREIIPNYIQSRISETLTELKKEETPSYKTAQEFKEDLQVIYDSLIEHHGEALVSGDLTELLQAVDVFGFFLASIDMRQDSSVHEACVAELLASANIVQDYSNLSEEEKCRILLKQLLEDPRILSATHETKSELLQKELEIFKTARQLKDAIGEEVIKQNIISHSTSVSDLLELAIMLKEVGLIDENGARVQIVPLFETIEDLDNSCDTMEKYLSLPIAQKWIASKDNYQEIMLGYSDSNKDGGYLSSCWTLYKAQQQLTAIGDKFGVKITFFHGRGGTVGRGGGPTYEAITSQPLRSINDRIRLTEQGEVIGNKYGNKDAAYYNLEMLVSAAINRMVTHKKSDSHTSDKYERIMDQVVNRSYQIYRDLVFGDERFYDYFFESSPIKAISSFNIGSRPAARKTITEIGGLRAIPWVFSWSQSRVMFPGWYGVGSSFKEFIDEDPENNLAFLQFMYKRWPFFKSLLSNVDMVLSKSNMNIAFEYAQLCEDQNVRDIFNIILDEWQLTKDVILEIEGHDELLAENTYLRDSLHYRMPYFNVLNYIQLELIKRQRNGQLTPDQEKLIHITINGIATGLRNSG from the coding sequence ATGTCATTTAACAAATTAGAAAGCTACAGCAATAAAGAAGTGATTCGAGAAGAAGTCGCCATTTTAACAGACTTGCTTGCCGACATTACTCGGAATCTTCTCAGCCCTGAGACCTTTGAAAAAATCTCCCTCATGGAGGAGTTGGCGGTTAACTCCAAATATCATGAGCTAAAAGAGATTGTAGAAGAACTGTCGACAGATGAAATGGTTTATATTTCCCGTTATTTCTCTATTTTGCCGCTTTTGATTAATATCTCAGAAGATGTTGACCTAGCTTATGAAATCAACCATCAAAACAATATCAATCAGGATTATCTTGGAAAGCTATCAACAACTATTGACCTGATTTCAACGCGGGAAAATGCTCAGGAAATCTTGGAAAATCTGAATGTTGTGCCAGTACTGACTGCTCACCCGACGCAAGTTCAGCGCAAGACTATTCTGGACTTAACCAATCATATCCATAGTTTACTGCGTCAGCATCGAGATGTTAAAGCAGGACTAGTCAATGAGAAGAAGTGGCTAGGAAATCTCCGCCGCTACATTGAGCTTATGATGCAGACAGATATGATCCGTGAGAAGAAGCTGAAAGTGACCAATGAGATTACCAATGTCATGGAGTACTACAACAGTTCTTTTCTGCAAGCAATCACCAACTTTATGGTTGAATACAGACGCTTGGCAGAAGAGCGCGGTATCAAGCTGGATAATCCTAAGCCTATTACCATGGGAATGTGGATTGGCGGAGACCGAGATGGCAATCCTTTTGTAACCGCAGAAACCCTTAAACTATCTGCCACTCTCCAGAGTGAAGTCATTCTCAACTATTACATTGACAAGGTTTATACACTCTATCGTACCTTCTCGCTCTCGACCAACCTCTCAGAAACCAGTCAGGCAGTAGCAGAAATGGCAGCTCTGTCTACTGACAAGTCTGTTTATCGGGAAAATGAGCCTTACCGCCGAGCTTTCCACTATATCCAGTCCAAACTGATTCAAACCTTGCTTTACTTAAAAGAAGGTAATTTCTCAAATGATGGTCAGCGATTGACTGACCGAGCTGAGGAAAAATTGTCTGCGAAAGCCAACCTTTCTGTCAGCAATAAAGGAAGAGAAATCATCCCTAATTATATCCAGTCTCGTATCAGCGAGACCCTGACTGAGCTCAAGAAGGAGGAGACACCTTCTTACAAAACAGCTCAGGAATTTAAAGAAGACTTGCAGGTCATTTATGATTCTCTTATCGAACATCATGGGGAAGCCTTGGTAAGTGGGGACTTGACTGAACTTCTCCAAGCTGTTGATGTTTTCGGCTTCTTCTTAGCCAGCATTGATATGCGACAGGATTCCAGCGTTCATGAGGCCTGTGTGGCTGAGCTCTTGGCATCAGCTAATATTGTCCAGGACTATAGCAATCTGTCGGAAGAAGAAAAATGCCGGATCCTCCTCAAACAGCTGCTAGAAGATCCTCGTATCCTATCAGCCACCCATGAGACTAAATCCGAACTTCTGCAAAAAGAACTGGAAATTTTCAAAACAGCTCGTCAGCTAAAAGATGCCATTGGTGAAGAAGTGATTAAGCAAAATATTATTTCTCACTCGACCAGTGTATCAGATTTACTTGAGTTGGCTATTATGCTTAAGGAAGTGGGGCTGATTGATGAAAATGGGGCACGTGTCCAAATTGTTCCGCTCTTTGAAACCATTGAGGATTTGGACAATTCCTGCGATACTATGGAGAAATACCTGTCTCTACCGATTGCACAGAAGTGGATTGCCTCTAAGGATAATTACCAGGAAATCATGCTGGGCTATTCAGACAGTAATAAGGACGGTGGCTACCTATCTTCTTGCTGGACTCTCTATAAGGCTCAACAGCAGCTGACAGCTATCGGTGATAAGTTTGGCGTGAAAATCACCTTCTTCCATGGCCGGGGTGGTACGGTGGGACGCGGTGGCGGCCCAACCTATGAAGCAATCACATCTCAGCCACTCCGCAGTATCAATGACCGGATCCGTCTGACTGAGCAAGGCGAAGTTATTGGAAATAAATATGGAAACAAAGACGCAGCCTACTATAACTTGGAAATGCTGGTGTCTGCTGCCATTAACCGCATGGTAACTCATAAGAAGAGCGATAGCCATACTTCTGATAAATATGAGCGAATCATGGACCAAGTAGTCAATCGCAGTTATCAGATTTACCGTGATTTGGTCTTTGGTGACGAGCGTTTTTACGATTATTTCTTTGAATCCAGCCCTATCAAGGCTATCTCTAGCTTTAATATCGGTTCTCGTCCAGCTGCCCGTAAAACCATCACTGAAATCGGTGGCCTCAGGGCGATTCCATGGGTCTTCTCATGGTCTCAAAGTCGGGTTATGTTCCCAGGCTGGTATGGTGTCGGGTCGAGTTTCAAGGAATTCATTGATGAAGACCCAGAAAATAACTTAGCCTTTCTGCAATTTATGTATAAGAGATGGCCGTTCTTCAAGTCACTCTTATCAAATGTAGACATGGTTCTGTCTAAGTCAAATATGAATATCGCTTTTGAGTATGCGCAGCTTTGTGAAGATCAGAATGTGCGAGATATTTTCAATATTATCTTGGATGAGTGGCAGCTAACTAAGGATGTCATTCTAGAGATTGAAGGTCATGATGAGCTCCTAGCAGAAAACACATATCTGAGAGATAGCTTGCACTATCGTATGCCTTACTTTAATGTTTTGAACTATATCCAGTTAGAGCTAATCAAGCGTCAGCGCAACGGTCAACTTACACCAGATCAAGAAAAGCTGATTCACATCACCATCAACGGTATTGCAACTGGTCTGCGAAACTCTGGCTAA
- a CDS encoding DUF2304 domain-containing protein gives MSILSIVMLVASVLFLYFVFRNINQNNILFEQAFMWIIIGFVLIVISIFDWIPVSIAKLLGFELTSNFVMSLAIFFLLVIVFLHTISISKQKEQIKQLVQELSIMKQRMSKLESEKDEK, from the coding sequence ATGTCCATTTTGTCTATTGTTATGCTAGTGGCTTCAGTCCTATTCCTGTATTTTGTCTTTCGGAATATCAATCAAAACAATATTTTATTTGAGCAAGCCTTTATGTGGATTATTATTGGCTTCGTTCTGATTGTTATTTCTATTTTTGATTGGATTCCCGTTTCGATTGCCAAATTGTTAGGTTTTGAGTTGACCTCAAACTTTGTCATGTCCTTGGCCATCTTTTTCTTGCTGGTTATTGTTTTTTTACATACTATTTCCATTTCCAAGCAAAAGGAGCAAATCAAGCAGTTGGTGCAAGAACTGTCCATCATGAAGCAAAGAATGTCCAAGTTAGAGAGTGAAAAAGATGAAAAATAA